One stretch of Actinacidiphila sp. DG2A-62 DNA includes these proteins:
- a CDS encoding TetR/AcrR family transcriptional regulator produces the protein MPRTKGDHEARRREVSEAVWQVMATRGFTGLTLRAVAAEMGASTGLLTHYFPSKRSLVEYALGLLEERTLGRPRRAAAPGLAAFRAALLDVLPLAAQAVVSNRIWVSSWDAALSDEAMREDYADKYARSRDRLSAHAAAAQERGDLPPGSPADLAAGAQAFVLGLVVQALLDPAAFPPRRQVELLDGYLAGLAARPPAGPPADEGSVPA, from the coding sequence ATGCCACGCACCAAGGGGGATCACGAAGCGCGCAGGCGCGAGGTCTCCGAGGCCGTCTGGCAGGTGATGGCCACGCGCGGCTTCACCGGCCTGACGCTGCGCGCCGTGGCCGCCGAGATGGGCGCGAGCACCGGCCTGTTGACGCACTATTTCCCCAGCAAGCGGTCCCTGGTGGAGTACGCGCTCGGGCTGCTGGAGGAGCGCACCCTCGGCCGCCCGCGCCGGGCGGCGGCCCCCGGCCTCGCCGCGTTCCGCGCCGCCCTGCTCGATGTGCTGCCGCTGGCCGCGCAGGCCGTGGTCAGCAACCGGATCTGGGTGTCGTCCTGGGACGCGGCGCTGTCCGACGAGGCGATGCGCGAGGACTACGCGGACAAGTACGCCCGCAGCCGCGACCGGCTGAGCGCCCACGCGGCGGCGGCGCAGGAGCGGGGCGACCTCCCGCCCGGCAGCCCGGCCGACCTGGCGGCGGGCGCGCAGGCGTTCGTCCTCGGCCTGGTGGTCCAGGCGCTGTTGGACCCGGCCGCCTTCCCGCCGCGCCGCCAGGTCGAGCTGCTCGACGGCTACCTCGCCGGCCTCGCGGCGCGGCCCCCGGCCGGCCCGCCCGCCGACGAGGGGTCCGTGCCGGCCTGA
- a CDS encoding GNAT family N-acetyltransferase — protein MDDAGGDAQQAPETIATERLVLRPAEARDRAGFVELFASPEVGTYVGGARDRAELERTMPAAPRRRSGFFVVALDGAMIGMVTLDRRDAARPGHLRPDGGEAELGYMFLPHAWGHGYAAEACAAALDWFAAAHPGEPVVLCTQTANARSMRLAARLGFTEVERFEEYDAEQWFGVRRPDADAGAAPSRLRPVPAPDAGPVA, from the coding sequence ATGGATGATGCGGGCGGGGACGCGCAACAGGCGCCGGAGACCATCGCGACGGAACGGCTGGTGCTGCGGCCCGCCGAGGCCCGCGACCGCGCGGGGTTCGTCGAGCTGTTCGCGTCGCCCGAGGTGGGGACGTACGTCGGCGGGGCCCGCGACCGGGCGGAGCTGGAGCGCACGATGCCCGCGGCGCCGCGGCGGCGCTCCGGGTTCTTCGTGGTCGCCCTGGACGGCGCGATGATCGGCATGGTCACCCTCGACCGGCGCGACGCCGCGCGTCCCGGGCACCTCCGCCCCGACGGCGGCGAGGCCGAGCTGGGCTACATGTTCCTGCCGCACGCGTGGGGGCACGGCTACGCGGCCGAGGCGTGCGCGGCGGCGCTCGACTGGTTCGCCGCGGCGCACCCGGGCGAGCCGGTGGTGCTGTGCACCCAGACCGCCAACGCCCGCTCGATGCGCCTGGCCGCGCGGCTCGGCTTCACCGAGGTGGAACGCTTCGAGGAGTACGACGCCGAGCAGTGGTTCGGCGTACGGCGCCCGGACGCCGACGCCGGCGCCGCGCCGTCCCGCCTGCGCCCGGTCCCCGCGCCCGACGCCGGCCCCGTCGCCTGA
- a CDS encoding MFS transporter, protein MSSLSTPAAPTSTGGTRLRGGTVQACVCLCTLLVVGFVASINLAVPELAASALRPSSAQLLWIVDAYVVLFGCLVVPAGALGDRLGRKGVLLGGLLLFALGAAVSAAAPDVAVMLAGRAVTGVGAACVLPNALAVLIHATEPARRPRAIAVWASMSGVGGAVGNLGGGAVLSAGSWRLLFAVAAAAAVGCAGWAAVAAPRSPRHDRGLDLPAAGALTLATLALLLGIIQGPEQGWGSAFVIGAFAVSCLLYGLWVLGGLRARRPLLDPRLFAVPALRAACLGMLVVFFGMFGFFFLNASLMQYSRGFSVLQTGLGVVPLTIPLLAGSRYVPGLVARFGDRRVLAVAFLLVGAGIAGSATALDESYPVYAVWLVVLGSGAALALPALTAVIAVALPREQAGVAGGLQATTRELGSALGVALVGTLLTSRFVHALPGRAPDAVVDGHVPHTVAEALATAAPTHRGGVVSAYTAGADGALKTVALIVLAAGALVVAEMSWAARRAGSGRE, encoded by the coding sequence ATGTCCTCCCTGTCCACGCCCGCCGCGCCCACCTCGACCGGCGGGACCCGGCTCCGAGGGGGAACGGTGCAGGCATGCGTGTGCCTGTGCACCCTCCTCGTCGTCGGATTCGTCGCCTCGATCAATCTGGCGGTGCCCGAACTCGCCGCGAGCGCCCTGCGTCCCTCGTCCGCACAGCTGCTGTGGATCGTGGACGCCTACGTGGTCCTCTTCGGGTGCCTCGTGGTCCCGGCCGGCGCGCTCGGCGACCGGCTCGGTCGCAAGGGGGTGCTGCTCGGCGGCCTGCTGCTCTTCGCCCTGGGCGCGGCCGTCTCCGCGGCGGCCCCGGACGTCGCGGTGATGCTGGCCGGCCGGGCGGTCACCGGCGTGGGCGCCGCGTGCGTCCTGCCGAACGCGCTGGCCGTGCTGATCCACGCGACCGAGCCGGCCCGGCGTCCGCGTGCGATCGCCGTCTGGGCCTCGATGTCGGGCGTGGGGGGCGCGGTCGGCAATCTGGGCGGGGGCGCGGTGCTCTCCGCCGGATCATGGCGGCTGCTCTTCGCGGTCGCCGCGGCGGCGGCGGTCGGGTGCGCGGGCTGGGCGGCGGTGGCGGCGCCGCGCAGCCCCCGGCACGACCGGGGCCTCGACCTGCCCGCGGCGGGGGCCCTGACGCTCGCCACCCTGGCGCTGCTGCTCGGCATCATCCAGGGGCCCGAGCAGGGCTGGGGGAGCGCGTTCGTGATCGGCGCGTTCGCCGTCTCCTGCCTGCTGTACGGCCTGTGGGTCCTCGGCGGGCTGCGCGCGCGGCGCCCCCTGCTGGACCCGCGGCTGTTCGCGGTGCCCGCGCTGCGCGCCGCGTGCCTGGGCATGCTCGTGGTCTTCTTCGGGATGTTCGGCTTCTTCTTCCTCAACGCCTCGCTCATGCAGTACAGCCGTGGGTTCTCCGTCCTGCAGACCGGCCTCGGCGTCGTCCCGCTGACCATCCCCCTGCTGGCAGGCTCCCGGTACGTGCCCGGCCTGGTCGCGCGCTTCGGCGACCGCCGGGTGCTGGCGGTCGCGTTCCTCCTGGTCGGCGCCGGGATCGCCGGCTCGGCGACGGCCCTCGACGAGAGCTATCCCGTCTACGCCGTCTGGCTCGTCGTCCTCGGGTCCGGCGCGGCCCTGGCCCTGCCGGCGCTGACCGCGGTGATCGCCGTCGCGCTGCCCCGGGAGCAGGCCGGCGTCGCGGGAGGACTCCAGGCCACGACACGGGAGTTGGGGAGCGCACTGGGAGTCGCTCTCGTCGGCACGCTGCTCACCTCGCGGTTCGTGCACGCGCTGCCGGGCAGGGCCCCGGACGCCGTCGTGGACGGGCACGTCCCGCACACGGTCGCCGAGGCTCTGGCCACCGCGGCCCCGACTCATCGCGGCGGTGTCGTCAGCGCCTACACCGCGGGCGCCGACGGCGCGTTGAAGACCGTCGCGCTGATCGTCCTCGCCGCGGGCGCGCTGGTCGTGGCGGAGATGAGCTGGGCCGCCCGGCGGGCGGGGTCCGGCCGCGAGTAG
- a CDS encoding GNAT family N-acetyltransferase, which yields MFSLPLGDGAVLVPLEISHAEEFAGHMDRAREHIRPWVGPAFVTADVEGARATLARYAERQARDGARIYGVRQDGALVGGVMFTEFSTALGACELGCWLEPAAEGRGLITRACAALLDWALTERGLARAEWRCRADNPRSSAVSERLGMTLEGVLREAWPYQGARYDKQLWAVLARDWRAREH from the coding sequence ATGTTCTCGCTGCCGCTGGGCGACGGCGCGGTCCTCGTGCCGCTGGAGATCTCGCACGCCGAGGAGTTCGCCGGCCACATGGACCGGGCCCGCGAGCACATCCGTCCCTGGGTCGGGCCGGCCTTCGTCACCGCCGACGTGGAGGGCGCCCGGGCCACGCTGGCGCGGTACGCCGAGCGGCAGGCCCGCGACGGCGCCCGCATCTACGGCGTCCGACAGGACGGCGCGCTGGTCGGCGGGGTGATGTTCACCGAGTTCTCGACCGCGCTGGGCGCCTGCGAGCTGGGCTGCTGGCTGGAGCCCGCCGCCGAGGGGCGCGGCCTGATCACGCGGGCCTGCGCCGCGCTGCTGGACTGGGCGCTCACCGAGCGCGGCCTGGCCCGCGCCGAGTGGCGCTGCCGCGCCGACAACCCGCGCAGCTCGGCCGTCTCCGAGCGGCTCGGCATGACGCTCGAGGGCGTGCTGCGCGAGGCGTGGCCGTACCAGGGGGCCCGCTACGACAAGCAGCTGTGGGCGGTGCTCGCGCGCGACTGGCGGGCGCGCGAGCACTGA
- a CDS encoding TetR/AcrR family transcriptional regulator, with amino-acid sequence MFVRAGVHAPVREIAAESGLGMGTIYRHFPTRADLVVAVFKHQVDALAAASTDPADPAADPPFQALRQWVHRFADFLVTKHGLAEAMHSDQAGFETLHNEFVERLLPVLDRLLTASAATGATRPDVRAYDLMLAIGNLCIGVETFPDYHARQMIDLLLAGLTRTDPAAPAS; translated from the coding sequence GTGTTCGTACGCGCCGGCGTCCACGCCCCCGTACGGGAGATCGCCGCCGAGTCAGGACTCGGCATGGGCACCATCTACCGTCACTTCCCCACCCGGGCGGACCTGGTGGTCGCCGTCTTCAAACACCAGGTCGACGCCCTTGCCGCCGCGTCCACGGACCCCGCGGACCCCGCCGCCGACCCGCCGTTCCAGGCGCTGCGGCAGTGGGTGCACCGCTTCGCCGACTTCCTGGTCACCAAACACGGCCTCGCCGAAGCCATGCACTCCGACCAGGCCGGCTTCGAGACCCTGCACAACGAGTTCGTCGAACGCCTCCTGCCCGTCCTCGACCGGCTGCTGACGGCGTCCGCCGCCACCGGCGCCACACGGCCCGACGTCCGCGCGTACGACCTCATGCTCGCCATCGGCAACCTGTGCATCGGAGTCGAGACCTTCCCCGACTACCACGCCCGCCAGATGATCGACCTGCTGCTCGCCGGCCTCACCCGCACCGACCCGGCCGCGCCGGCATCCTGA
- a CDS encoding TetR/AcrR family transcriptional regulator: MEKEQGRSGRPRSERARVAVLHAVDDLLVEVGYAGMTMKGIAERAQVSRQTVYRWWSTTAEILLEASAGDAAEELAVEPSDDPVQDLTAFLEALARFLAHSPAGIAYRALVGEAQHDSGVAALLAAEDVLGNSARAVVERALGPGPAVPVDQATALLVGPVFFWILSGRDPERFAPREHAEAFMREVHAGGHGRAGR; encoded by the coding sequence ATGGAGAAGGAGCAGGGCAGAAGCGGTCGTCCGCGCAGCGAGCGGGCGCGCGTGGCGGTCCTGCACGCCGTCGACGACCTGCTGGTCGAGGTGGGCTACGCGGGCATGACCATGAAGGGCATCGCCGAGCGCGCGCAGGTGTCCCGTCAGACCGTCTACCGCTGGTGGTCCACCACCGCCGAGATCCTCCTGGAGGCCAGCGCGGGGGACGCCGCCGAGGAGCTCGCGGTCGAGCCCTCCGACGACCCCGTCCAGGACCTGACGGCGTTCCTGGAGGCACTCGCCCGTTTCCTGGCCCACTCGCCGGCCGGGATCGCCTACCGGGCGCTCGTGGGCGAAGCCCAGCACGACTCGGGCGTCGCCGCTCTCCTGGCGGCCGAGGACGTCCTCGGGAACAGCGCCCGGGCCGTGGTGGAGCGCGCGCTCGGGCCCGGCCCCGCGGTCCCCGTCGACCAGGCCACCGCCCTGCTGGTCGGACCCGTCTTCTTCTGGATCCTCAGCGGACGCGACCCCGAGCGGTTCGCGCCGCGCGAGCACGCCGAGGCGTTCATGCGCGAGGTCCACGCCGGAGGGCACGGACGCGCCGGGCGATGA
- a CDS encoding PA14 domain-containing protein: protein MRPGRFRTTNRRRLTALVPLLMGAALLSPAAVGAASAAAGGSAAPTAAGAFDQGLRGDYYLSTNDTSLDFAQYSSTGIEPSLNVPDLLPTLRTYAGSTLNVAAHWTGRLDVPTGGTYTFYIKGDNGFRMSLDGSSVIDHWTTDWDVQTTSAPITLTAGLHDLSFDYNQGNGGAYITTEWSGPGISREKIPDSALHLPAGFTEPSVDAVVDTTGRTATVQLPGTVASLPADLTKHLAVIAGTSRWTPAVALNPKDSSQLVLTAGADDIAASRGSDVRVSYDGAGGLATSAGTVPLLSGLAKNDSTWYFASKYAKDVDTSHPLPDYPRPQLTRSDWSNLNGTWQFQATDENAPLPTGKLTGKILVPYPMESQLSGVAEHHDWSLFQRTFTVPANWRVGNGDRLRLNFGAVDYETWVYVNGQQVAHHVGGYEAFSADVTDALTRRGPQTLLLKVKDTTDDQTPTGKQSRSPSGIWYTPTSGIWQTVWLEPVPEASIDSLVLTPNLADDTLSVTARPAAGTPAWSKVTATAYDGHKPVGTVTGTAGAALKLKLRNPKLWSPDSPFLYNLKVTLSNGRSHDTVGSYFGMRSISVGKVGGVNKIELNGKPTYVLATLDQGFWPDGIYTAPTDQALKSDLELHKQLGFNAVRKHIKVEPARWYYWADKLGLMVWQDMPSRNAGPDATAASDKAFTDQVHEIVDQHISTPSIVIWTMTNEGWGEKTKEATGALADAVKQQDPSRLVDPASGVNCCASKGDSGRGDLIDYHVYHGPAFPSPDATRAAVDGEHGGYSLYVPGHILGVSGGQNYGGDASTIAELTQDYVDNTSQLLSAAAGNLSGSVFTQLSDVEGELNGLITYDREVLKVEPGPVRDINRRLIAAGASAGQ from the coding sequence GTGAGACCAGGCAGATTCCGCACCACGAACCGACGCCGACTGACCGCCCTCGTGCCGCTGCTGATGGGCGCGGCGCTGCTGAGCCCGGCCGCGGTGGGAGCCGCCTCCGCGGCGGCGGGCGGCTCCGCGGCGCCGACTGCCGCAGGCGCCTTTGACCAGGGCCTGCGAGGGGACTACTACCTCAGCACGAACGACACGTCGCTGGACTTCGCCCAGTACAGCAGCACCGGCATCGAGCCGTCGCTGAACGTCCCGGACCTGCTGCCGACCCTGCGTACGTACGCGGGCTCCACGCTGAACGTCGCCGCCCACTGGACGGGCCGGCTCGACGTGCCGACCGGGGGCACCTACACGTTCTACATCAAGGGCGACAACGGCTTCCGGATGTCGCTCGACGGGTCCAGCGTGATCGACCACTGGACCACCGACTGGGACGTGCAGACCACCTCCGCGCCGATCACGCTCACCGCGGGCCTGCACGACCTGTCCTTCGACTACAACCAGGGCAACGGCGGCGCCTACATCACCACCGAGTGGTCGGGCCCCGGCATCAGCCGCGAGAAGATCCCCGACTCCGCGCTGCACCTGCCTGCCGGCTTCACCGAGCCGAGCGTGGACGCCGTGGTGGACACGACCGGCAGGACCGCCACCGTGCAACTGCCCGGCACGGTCGCGTCGCTGCCGGCGGACCTGACCAAGCACCTCGCGGTCATCGCCGGCACCAGCCGGTGGACGCCCGCCGTCGCGCTGAACCCCAAGGACTCCTCGCAGCTGGTGCTGACCGCGGGCGCCGACGACATCGCGGCCTCGCGCGGCTCCGACGTGCGGGTCAGCTACGACGGCGCCGGCGGTCTCGCCACCTCCGCCGGGACCGTCCCGCTGCTGTCCGGCCTGGCGAAGAACGACTCCACCTGGTACTTCGCCAGCAAGTACGCCAAGGACGTCGACACCAGCCACCCGCTGCCCGACTACCCGCGCCCGCAGCTGACCCGGTCCGACTGGAGCAACCTCAACGGGACCTGGCAGTTCCAGGCCACCGACGAGAACGCCCCGCTGCCCACCGGCAAGCTGACCGGCAAAATCCTGGTGCCGTACCCGATGGAGTCCCAGCTGTCCGGCGTGGCCGAGCACCACGACTGGTCGCTGTTCCAGCGGACCTTCACCGTCCCCGCGAACTGGCGGGTCGGCAACGGCGACCGGCTGCGGCTGAACTTCGGCGCGGTGGACTACGAGACCTGGGTCTACGTCAACGGCCAGCAGGTCGCCCACCACGTCGGCGGCTACGAGGCGTTCAGCGCCGACGTCACCGACGCCCTCACCCGGCGCGGCCCGCAGACGCTGCTGCTGAAGGTGAAGGACACCACCGACGACCAGACGCCCACCGGCAAGCAGTCCCGCAGCCCCAGCGGCATCTGGTACACGCCGACCTCCGGCATCTGGCAGACCGTGTGGCTGGAGCCGGTGCCCGAGGCCAGCATCGACTCCCTGGTGCTGACGCCGAACCTGGCCGACGACACGCTGTCGGTCACCGCGCGCCCGGCCGCCGGCACGCCCGCCTGGTCCAAGGTCACCGCGACCGCCTACGACGGCCACAAGCCGGTCGGCACGGTCACCGGCACCGCAGGCGCCGCGCTGAAGCTGAAGCTGAGGAACCCCAAGCTGTGGAGCCCGGACAGCCCGTTCCTCTACAACCTCAAGGTGACGCTGTCCAACGGCCGTTCGCACGACACGGTCGGCTCGTACTTCGGCATGCGGTCGATCTCCGTCGGCAAGGTCGGCGGGGTCAACAAGATCGAGCTGAACGGCAAGCCCACCTATGTGCTGGCCACCCTCGACCAGGGCTTCTGGCCCGACGGCATCTACACCGCGCCGACCGACCAGGCGCTGAAGTCCGACCTGGAGCTGCACAAGCAGCTCGGCTTCAACGCGGTGCGCAAGCACATCAAGGTGGAGCCGGCCCGCTGGTACTACTGGGCGGACAAGCTCGGCCTGATGGTCTGGCAGGACATGCCGAGCCGCAACGCCGGCCCGGACGCGACCGCCGCGAGCGACAAGGCGTTCACCGACCAGGTGCACGAGATCGTCGACCAGCACATCAGCACCCCGTCGATCGTCATCTGGACGATGACCAACGAGGGCTGGGGCGAGAAGACCAAGGAGGCCACGGGCGCACTGGCCGACGCGGTCAAGCAGCAGGACCCCAGCCGTCTGGTCGACCCGGCTTCCGGCGTCAACTGCTGCGCGTCCAAGGGCGATTCGGGTCGCGGTGACCTGATCGACTACCACGTCTACCACGGTCCCGCGTTCCCGTCCCCGGACGCGACCCGGGCCGCGGTGGACGGTGAGCACGGCGGGTACTCGCTGTACGTCCCCGGCCACATCCTGGGCGTCTCCGGCGGCCAGAACTACGGCGGCGACGCCTCGACCATCGCGGAGCTGACCCAGGACTACGTCGACAACACCAGCCAGCTGCTGTCCGCGGCGGCCGGCAACCTGTCCGGCTCGGTCTTCACGCAGCTCAGCGACGTCGAGGGCGAGTTGAACGGCCTGATCACCTACGACCGCGAGGTGCTCAAGGTCGAGCCCGGCCCGGTCCGCGACATCAACCGCCGCCTCATCGCGGCGGGCGCGTCCGCGGGGCAGTGA
- a CDS encoding DUF488 domain-containing protein, which yields MAGHRDGADGVDDVDGADGADTPAPPLLTVGHGTADRERLAGLLLGAGVAAVVDVRTAPGSRRNPDVGRERLGEWLPEHGIGYRWEKDLGGFRRAEPDAPDVVWRNESFRGYAGYTRDPRFAAAVDRLLPEAAARRTAVMCSESVWWRCHRRIIADFVLLARGTPVLHLMPDGRLAGHRPTAGVRLREDGLLVYDDTAAAAAR from the coding sequence ATGGCCGGTCACCGGGACGGCGCCGACGGCGTGGACGACGTGGACGGCGCGGACGGCGCGGACACGCCCGCGCCCCCGCTGCTCACCGTCGGGCACGGCACCGCCGACCGCGAGCGGCTCGCCGGGCTGCTGCTCGGCGCGGGGGTCGCCGCCGTCGTGGACGTCCGCACCGCGCCCGGCAGCCGGCGCAACCCCGACGTGGGCCGGGAGCGGCTGGGGGAGTGGCTGCCGGAGCACGGCATCGGCTACCGCTGGGAGAAGGACCTCGGCGGATTCCGCCGCGCCGAGCCCGACGCGCCGGACGTCGTGTGGCGCAACGAGTCCTTCCGGGGCTACGCCGGCTACACCCGCGACCCACGCTTCGCCGCCGCGGTGGACCGCCTGCTGCCGGAGGCCGCGGCCCGCCGGACGGCGGTGATGTGCAGCGAGTCGGTGTGGTGGCGCTGCCACCGCAGGATCATCGCCGACTTCGTGCTGCTGGCCCGCGGGACGCCGGTCCTGCACCTGATGCCGGACGGCCGGCTCGCCGGCCACCGCCCCACCGCGGGCGTACGCCTGCGCGAGGACGGCCTGCTGGTCTACGACGACACCGCCGCGGCCGCCGCGCGGTGA